The Pogoniulus pusillus isolate bPogPus1 chromosome 27, bPogPus1.pri, whole genome shotgun sequence genome segment acctccagggtaGAATCTACAAGGATCTGGTTCTGCCACTAAGTCACATCTCGCCCTGGAGCAAGGTTAACCTCCCAGCCAAGAGAAGTCACTGCTCGGGACAACTGTCCTAGCACTCTAAGACCTTGCTCTGTCTAAAACACGTCCACAGACACTGCTGTGGGACCGGGTTCAGGCATCCCGGCGAGTGAGGAGACTCCCTGTGCCTCCCCTGCAGAAGGCACAGgacacacagctcctgccaggtCTGAAAGCTTGCGTTTCCGATGACAGGCATCTACCAGAGCCGAGTTTTATCACTACTTACTGCTTCTCTTTGATGTTTcaattttttctccttcctagcCTCACTGAAGAGCATCTCGGCTAATTAGCCAGGAGCTGACAAAGCCATCAGAAGGCGCTGGTTGTGCCGGCAGGACGACTGGGAGGTGTCAGACCCTGCAAACAAAgatcctctccttttcctctctccctgagGAAAGCCCTCCCCGCACTCCACATCACAGCCAGGCGTTTGTCTCACACAAAGGCGACACTCAACCTCCGGGCAGGGCAATTCCCTTTGTGGAAGCGATATGTTCCTCTGTCCCCCAATATGTTCCCTGTCCGCTGTGATGGGTCAGCTCTTGAGCCCATCTGGGCTCCGCGAGGCCTCCTGCCTTCTGCCCACCTCCCagccccccttccctcccccgccTCTCCTTGCCCTGCACCCTGGCTCCATCCGTCTGCCTTCTGTTTAACTTAAACTGGAGGGACAGAAAACTGACGCTCCAGCTTCTGAAGAAGTTAAGGTGGAGCATTTTGCCCCGGGGAGAGGAGTGGGAACAgtcctctccctgcttttccGGGGACGCCCGAACAGGGAAGGTGGGTAAGGGCAGAAAGGCAGTTGGACAGATGGACAGCGGGCACACCTTCTGCCAAGCCTCGTGGGAACTGGGATACAACCCTCGACAGAAGTGCTGGAATCAAATCAGCTCCAGGATCAGGAGGTGGTTTGGGCTGTTTCCTGCCACCAGTGACGGCTCCAGGTCAGCGGCATCAAGCACAGGAACCGGCACAGGCTTTCCCTGGGTGACAAAGGCCAGAGGAGATCTGGCCAGGATGCACAAGACACGACCAAGGCAGCTTCACTCCCTCGTCACTTTCCCTCTTTGCAGGAAGAGCCACGGGGATGCAGCTGATCCACCAGCAGCTTCACAGGATGCAGGAACAAAACAAGGATAAAAGGAGAAGCCCTGAAACCTGCAGTTTTCACCAGGAGCTTCTGCagggaaacaaagcagcagacGTGAGGAATGCAACTGCCCTATTTGcctgggctgctctctgcctccgGCAGCGCGGACATGCCTCAGCTTGTCGTTTCAAGAGCTATTGTTGCTCGGGGCTGGGGGGCCTCTTTGTTTCCTTTACCCTTTCTCCAGGCTTGGTCACAGCCTGGTATTAAATTATTCAAATCATCTCGCCGGGCTTCACAGCTGAACTTCTGCGCGGAGCGCACGGGCTGTGAAATCCCGAGGGCTCCAGCCGTTCTCGGTGagcctccagctcagcacaaagcaCACTGGACCATACtggttctcccctgcctggctggagTGAGTGGTCTCGGTGTTCAAAGTAGTcacacctccagccccagcactgctgtgcaaaGGTGTTGTTAAACCATAAACCAACCCATCTAACAGCAGCACATCACTGGGAACAGGAGGGTTGCCAGGTGGCTCACCCCTGGATTtgacagcccagctgcagctgggagagcctggctctccaggctgcacatccacTGGAGAGGTGGCATTTTGGTGCCACCACTGTCAAGACAAAAGGTATCTTGCCTGCCTACTGTCCTTCCAGCCCTCAGTGTTGGAGAGGCTACAGCAGAACCATCAACCTCTTCTCCCCGTCTGAACACGAGGAAAAacttttcctgtgagggtgccggagcaggggagcaggctgcccagagaggctctggagtctctttgtctggagagattccaaacctgcctggacgcaatcctgggcaacctgcactgGGTGAACCTGCTGTATAaggggagctggaccagatgatctccactggcctcttccagcccccatcaggctgggattctgggaATCTTATGGGGTGTGTTTGCACGTGGTGTGGGGTAAGATGAGCCCCAGGAGATGAACATAACACAGCCAAAAGAAATCTGTTGCtgtaggagctgctgctgctgccaactcAGTACAGGGAGTGAAGACAGCAGCCCAGAGGGGCTCTGAGGTAATTGAACCCAGCCCTGCAATTACTCTGGTGCCCAAGTTGGTCTGGGAGCAGAGAACACCTTCCCCTCCACCAacaccaggctgctggagcagtccCTGCAACCTGCAGCACAAGGTGAGTGCCAAGGGACCGGCAGAGCCTTTTGAATTCaagctggctttctgggcttgCAGGGTGTAACCACCTGGAAAGGCAGCTCCACCAGAAACAAAAACGGCCGGGAAAAACCCATGCACCCACCCTGCCAGgagccagagagggaggctgtgTCTGCAGTCGGGGCTGCACACGCCTTTCCCGGCTGGACAGGACCTgctcccttctccagcctgggagGAAAAAAGCAAGAGACCTGCTGAAATTCATTACTTTTCACATGACAGAGGGATCAGTCGGCTTCTCCCAGAGCCCGGCAAGGTTTCCCTCATTGAAAACAGGAAAGAATCACAAAAATAATTAGAGAGATTTCATCTCAGCCAGCTTATGAAAGCACTGACTTTATACACAACAGATTGGCAACAGCACAAAGATGGATGTGAAAGGCAAGAGCATTTGCAATGTCAGACAGATCAGAGACAGAAGCTCATCAAAAAATGGCCCAGGGCAGATgtaagttaaaaaaagaaaaggggaaaaaaaaaaaaaaggaaaggaaatgaccCTTCTAGAGATAAAAAACCTAAGTCCTGTCTGTGACACGGTGATATGCCCCCTCCTGCTTGCAGAAAGGAACCCTGGTGAAAATTCATCATCTCCCTGGAGAGACCTGGGTTAAAAAACTTCAACTCCTGACAATCGCTTGCTGTgttttgctgccttctgctagctcagctgggagctggtcagcagcaggatTTAGAGGCCTGAGGACAAATGTCAGCTGGAGGATGCTCTAGTGAGCTCCCGGGGCCAGAGGAGTCCATAATTGGAAAGCTCCAGGCAGCATTTTGGGAgtgagctgggctgtgctgcagagaggcttctTGTACTGGGTTTGGCCAGCTGTGCAGACCAGGACCCTCGAAAATGTGATGAACAGCTCAGCAAATGGTGACTCGTTTGAAGGGGGATGGGGAAGGCCAGACTTCTCTTAATTAGAAAAGAGGTTTGCACTTAGTCACCCAGCACAGTGCCTGGGGCCCTAACTCCAGACACTGCCGTGCAAAGGCTGACAGCTCGCTCAGACACCAAGCTGTCAGCCTGGGCTTTGTAACCAGAGACAGTTTCCACCAGGGAAAACAACCTCTGTGCTACTCAGCCTTCTGCACAGGCACATCCAGTGGAGAGGACCAGAGCCCCAATGTgaccagccccagagctctgggGCCATTTGCCCATAGCATacagcagctctcaggcacTGGAGGCTCACAGTGATTCTCGATTCAGTAAGCAaggctgtctccagttctgtaAGAACCACTGTTAGGGACTCTCTGTTTCCAGACCACTGCCTTCAGAGTGCAgctgagaagctgcagagcctggggacACAGGTCcaaggcaggctgtggagggagGCAGCAAGAGGCAAGGTACGCTGGGTGTACgtcgaggctggatgtggcctctCTCCACTTAGATTCACTGGGGGGGTGACTCTTCCACGGCAGCTGAAACACAAAAGGACCAGGAATGAGCCCTAAGTCACTATCTCAACaaagctgtggggagcagagcccacacAGGCCAGACACGCAACAGATGGGCACCACAACCCCTGTTCCACTGCCCCAGAAAGCTACTGCAAGGCCTCAGTAGTGGCACAAGCAGAAGGCAATGCCCAGCACACAgaacctgagcaggaggaaatgCAGCTCCGGAGGCTTACATTCTCCTCTGGCTTCTCCCAGTTATTTTTGTGTTTGCAGTGGGATTGACAGAAGggcgcagcagcagcctcatgaTTAAGTGGGCAGAAGCCCAAGCCACTCAAAAATGGTATTGGCCACACAGGAGGAaactgcagagtggtgcagaaCGGCTGCCCCAAGGGTGGAGTGGTGCTCGCCCGTGCCAGCACCCTCTCTAGGCCAGGTCACAGCcagagctgacagcagcagtgacaTCACACGTGTCACCAGCTCTCGTGTTCTCTCTGGAGAACTTTCCAGGCAGACTGAGCTCTGTGAAAGCCCAAAGTCAGATCTCAGCTCTTTACAGAACTCTCAGTGCTTTCTGCACCCTGGTGATTGGTGGATGTTGGAGCAGTGAAGGCTActgccctgacactgctgctgctgctgggtttgtcCTCCCAGTAGTAGAACAGGCAGGTTACAGCTTCAGTCTGGGCAGTGCACGGGGACAGCAGTGAAGCTGCACACTCAGTCCCTGCTCCGAtggggctgcaggtgggagcCCACAAACCAGCTGCCACGGAgcacagggcagctccagcagcggaaggggaaggcagcctgcagagacaaAACCCTTTCACTCCCGTGACAAATGCCCTACTTGTTCCCGAGCCCAGGGACTAGGCTGTTCCCTGTGCCCTTCACGTGGCAGCAAACATCACGTGAGAGCTCGGCACTCGCAGGGGAGGAACTGCAACCACGGCTGATGCTGCTGCACTGGGGCAGTCAGCTGGGCCTCCTCCCCTCCGGGGTGTAATTAGTCTCCTTGAAGTGGGCCGAAACTGGAATCTTTCAGCCCAGCTCCGAGGCCATAATCagcccagcagaggaggagaaaaggctccCTCCAGcagtctggcccaggctgccatcgCACATCCCGGCAACGGAAGGGCAGGTCATGCCATGGGCACGTTTTAAATGTgcagtgatgctgcttttggcCTGAGCAGAGAAGAACCACAAAACCATTGCTATCTTTTCCAAACCACAATGGAAAGCCAGCAGCCAAAATGACGCCTCAAATCTCAGCTTCTATTTCAGCAGCTTCAATTAGAGAGCTGCTGTTTTTGGATGCTTGGTGGACAGCCAGCACACCAGCTCCTCTCAGCCACAGCTCGGCCAGCCCACCTGTCTGGGAGCACACGAGACTGCTTCTGCCACTCCTCAGCCCCCCCATCCAGtgacagaggcagaaggaaTTTCTATGGGCTTCAAGTTATTCCTATTCATCTGCAGCTCCAAGAGGGACAAGAATAACACagagcttatgtgccagggttgCTCAGTACAAACCTGGTCACAAGGCATTGCATCTGCCTGGGCCCCCATGgcaagaatcacagcaacaaagCCTCTACTCACGCTTTACTGCCAGCAGTGTGTTCCCGTGGCAGCACGCCACGGAGGTCACCAGGTATGGATGTGtctcctccagctgcactgGCCTCGGTGTCCCTGTCTCCTCGTCTTTCCTACCCAGGCGGCCCCTGGCTCCTTTTCCCCAGGTGCACACCTCACCATCTGCAGAGGGGTTACAGACAccttgctgcacacagagctcagagcaaacaggcctcccttctccccagcaATACCCTGGGCTACCTCCAAggcccactttggccacagcatgAGGGGGCACAGGAAAGCCAGGGCCTGCTGCAGCCCGGGACATGAGGAGTTCAGCCTCACCTGCTGCAATGGCCACAGTGAAGGCATCCCCACAAGCCACCACGGTGACCTTCATGGCTTGGAGCCCCACAACCAGGCGGGGTACACGGCTGTTGCGGCTGGAGTTGGTGCCTAGCTGCCCATGCTGATTGCTCCCAAAGGTGTAACACTGGCCAGAAGCTGACAACCCAGATGAGAGAAACAACAGGGTGTCACTTGAGGGTGCACTGAAGGCTCTCTGCCACACTGAGCATCCTGCTCcacagagctctggcactgggagcaggctgcctctTGAGCATCTCTGAGGGAAACAGGCAGGAGAATAGCAAAAATGTAGGTGTCCCCTTGGGGATTTGGGCACAGCCCTCTCACCTGTGACAGCAGCCGAATGCGCCGTACCGATGTCAGCACACACTATTGGCTCCTGGTTCAAGGGGGCTGACTGGGCACACATGAACATGGTGGCCTCTTCCACCTGGTCCTCTGGGGAAGGCTCCTCTGCTGAGCTGATTCGATCTAGCCCCAGCTTGTTACACCTGCACAGAGAAAAGCACAGGTCAGAGCAGGCGGTGTAGACACCTCAGAGACAAGTCCTGCTCTAGCACAActacaccaccagcagcacggCGCTGGGGagcagaatcacacagagatGTCTTTTAGAGCCCCTTGGTCCCACTTCCTTGGCTAGACACAGTTGGACAGGCCCAGGAGGCTGTAGGCACGTTCTGGAGTGCAGACCCTCTCACCTGTTGCTCCCACAAGCAAGAATCtggttcttcacagtgaggacCATGGAGGAATCAATGCCACAGATGACCCTCTGAGCCTCGTGCTCCAGTGGGATTgtgacctgctggggagagttgTGGCACTCCAGAGTACCCAGCCCAAGCCGACCTGGCAGAGGAAACAGAGCATGACACAGCTGATGGCAGCAAACAACCTGAGCACAGCCCCTGAACAACAGCACTGACAAAGTGGCTGCAAGAGCCCAGCCTGGGGCCTattgctgcagaaggcagcaaaacTCAAAGCTCAGGGGCCCTGCTATGTGGTGAAGCACCTGCAACTCTTCCACACCCACCTAGCCTGGCACATCTGGAGAGGACTACGGGCAAGCAGGGCCAGCGAGGGGAGTGGGAGCAAGCAACGGAAAGCACAAGCCCTGTTTTGCAAAGCAGAATCTCTTACCATTAtcccccctgccccaggcaaACACTTCCCGTTCGTTGGAAACTGCCAGGATGTGAGATGCACCACAGGCCACCTGCACCATCTCATAGCCCAGCAGGGCCTCCACGATCTTGGGCTGGcaggggaagagcagcagcagtcagccgAGACCTCCCAGTCTGCCCGGCTGCTCCCAtccctcccacccagcccccccagcctcAACACAGTGCTGGCAGCATCCCAGTTTTCATCCAACACAAACACCagagaagttgtttttttttttttgttccaaaCAGTCTTCAAAGGGCTTAGAGACTACGTGCCCACAGCACAGAAGATAATGCAAACATCTCTGGGGCGGaagaaagcaggcagcagaagagtTTGGAGAGGAAAGAGGTTCAGCCGAAGGGCTGGGATTCGCCCCCCTGCCCATGCCGGCAGTGCCTTGGGCTGTTaaggcaggctgggagcaggcaggggcttGGTGCAGGATGCGTTGGCTGAAAGGCTCttgtgcagaggagctgtgagaTACCCCCTACATATTCGTTAGGGTGGGGAGAGATCAGGATCTCCACATGtcacccagcccctgctgtgACCTGCTGTTAGATCTGACACCTCGCCCCAGCGAGCCTCATCCTCATTATCTTCTTCAAGTAAAAAGCACCATTTGgtgggctctggctgctgcttccaaCCGgtctcccctccccagcactaAGCAccgagcagctcagctccagacCGAGCAGGAACGAAGGAGCCAGCAGACCACAGTGACAAATGGCTCCAGTCCCTAGGCTCGGCTGGAAGCCATTGGCTGCTGCCACATCCGAGGGCAGGCAAACAAGAAGCTGGAAGGGAGCGACGGGCCCTCAGCCCCGGTGCTGGGAGCCAGTCGGAAGCACACAGCTCTTCTTTAAATACTGCCTCTTTTGAAAAACAACTTTTCTCAGTGaaccctggcagctgcaggccaAGAGTGAAGCAGGCAGGTGTGTGATTGGAGGCAGCCTCCAAGCTGGGTGCCTGCCAACAGCAACCACAAGGCAGCTCTTGACTTCCCGCACACTCAAAGGGATCATTGTatagggggggagagagaaaaggagaggcaGGTTGAGTCTTTTAAAACCCGTGGtgacagagagaggagggagagggggtcGGATGCCAGAGCAGGCCTGGGACACACATCTCTAGAGCTGGGACGAGCCCTCTCACACGGTACCAAAGGTACAATTCATCCTCTCACTGGGGGAGCAGCACACCCAGCACTCTCACGACAAACCTGGCTGACATCCGTGAAGTTCCCGTGCCCCAGACAGCCATTGCTGCCGCTGCCAAACGTCATGATTATGCCCCTGTCTGGGGAAGCAGAAAGTCGTGTTACTGGCACACGTGAGGCCTTGCAAGGCACATGCAGTGCCGGGGGCTGGTCATGGCTCCCAGCACAGTGGCTCTGCTTGGACCCACTCTGACTCATAACTTGCTGCAGGGGCCAGAAACCTTCAGTGAGCcttcagggagcagcagctttgATCTGCTGCAACGACTCAGCAAACAAACAGCAGATGATAGGAGAGTGCTGAGATAACATTATTGCAGCTGTGTACGCAGGAGCTGCTAACCCCACGGTCGGTCAAGGTGTTAAATACACACAGGCACCCACTGAGCAGCCACCCAGCAGAGGGGTGGCAGGAAATGCCATGGAGAGGTAGGACAAACTCATTCCAACAAAGTTTGCCAGTTGCATGTCTGTCATTTGCTGCTCTgatccccagcagaagtgcaaaCAGGGCTCCCACAGGACTTTTTTTTGTTCCAGGCTCCACAAACAGAGCCTCAGGCTGGTGTGCCTGGTCCCCTCCCAGGCAGAACACCTCCTGAACCTCTCTAAGAGGGTTTCAGACCCTGCCTGCGTGAAGCTGAGGACAACCAACCCTGCAGGAGCTCACACTGACTTCTCACTACAACGCCAGTCACCGCTGGTCACTGCTTGTGTCTGCGTCACTCTCAGCATGTGACAGAGAACGGCTGGACCTACCAGACACTCTTCACACTGCAGTTCCCACTGCTCCTGGCCTCAGGTGACACCAGTGCAACCTGCCCATACCAGACAGACCTTGGAGATCCAGCTGACCAGTGTGGCACTACAGGAGGGTTGTGCCTGCCATTTTTGACCCCCATCTGATGTTCCATGAGAAGCCCAAGGCCAATGCATCTCTTGGGTTCCTCTctgagcaggctccccaggcaGTTACATCACATTTGCAAGGCAGCTGCCACGCAGAAGGGTCTGGGACTCTGccaggagaaggcaggaggcagcagctcaccTGTGAGGCAGGCTGTGAAGAGATCACCACAGGACACATGTTTGATGGTCACGCCAGACTGACCCTCCAGAAAACGGGACACAaactgaggctggagctgctcggTGGCTCCTGGGAGAGAAgggcctcctgcagcacccactGGGGGAGCCTGGTGGAGAGAAGGAATGTCAGATATGCATTGGAGAACCTGGATGAACCTCTTCCCACAGGCTTAGCAGTGTTACCCACACCTCGGACTGGACAGTAGCCCTGGGGGACACAAAGTCAGGGACTATGCAGTAAACAGAAACATCACCTCCTCAGAAATCACACATCTGAGGCTTCCACAGGCTCCAGGATTCCCATCACTCACCTCCCACATGATGAGACGTCCTGATTTAGTGACCCCAGCCTTCTGTGTCCTGCCAGCAGACACCTGAACTACTTCAGTGTTCAGCATGGGCAGGCGCAGGGGGGTGGTGATGCCACTGCCCCAGGTGTAGATGGATGACAGTGGAGGAGGGATTCCTGTCCTGGCTGAACCACCTCGAACACCTATGGGTCAAAGAAAAATCATCAGTGCAGATCCCTGACTTTTCTCTCACAGGAAGAGAAAAGACACTAGTCAGTctgggtgccagcagagctgcctgccagccagcagagccagatcAGCACCAGTCCAAGGCTGGCAAggggctgctggaaagctttcAGCTAGGGCTGAGAGAAGCACATGGGAACATCTCTTTGCATTTTGACCCAGAAATGAGGAAAGCTGCACCATGACAGCTCTGttaccagtgccagctgcactgccctgcactgggACATCTCCCCTCAGCAATACCAGCTGATTCCCAAACTTTGCTGGGAACAGCAGAAACTTGATTCAAGGATTCCAAACCCAGAAGAGGCAACTGGAGAAAGAGTGCTGCTTGGTTATCATACACAAAGTGCCTATGGTCTCCTCCAGGGCTCAGGATCTCTTAACTCTTCCCCTTTATAGAAGCCTGAGTGTCTCTCTGGCCCACCCAAAGGAAAGTGTCATTCTAAGTGAAGCCATGTTGTATACACTGTGCCAGGACTCACCCCTCGGCCTGGCACTGCACACTCGCCCCCCTGTCCGGCTGTGGGTCACTGTTGGCACTGGAGCCAGGGGTTTTTCAGGCCTGCCAAACCAAAATTCAGTCCTTAATGTCAGCTTGGCCCCAGAAGTTCTACGGAGCCCAGGATTACAGAAGGTCTGGGCAAAGCTACAGAGTAAACCATGGCTGAATAGCTCACAGAATTTCCTCAGTAGGTGCTTTAAGCCACCTGAGAGAGGGGAGCTGGCATCAGTTCACTTCACAATTCTCTGTTCACTCTTACTGCAATGACAAGCCCACACCTGCCATGGCACCTGCTGTAGCCCTGAGCCACTGGGCCAGGCTcatcccacagcagctgcatgtTGGGTAACACAGGAGAGCTGAGTGGGGACAATGCTCTCTTTGAAGCTCATTAACAGAGATGGCAAACCAGTCAGAGCCATTGTGGGCTGTGGCAGCCCTTCCCAAGGCAGCAGGATCACTTGCCTTCTCATTTTGACACTGCCCACATCAGTGTAGAGGTTCAGAAGAGGACGAATGCAGATGGCCTGGGCCATAATCTCGTTCAGCTGCGGCCGCTTGGAAGGGTCCAGGTTCAGCATGCTGAGGATGAGCTGCCGAAGGTCAGGGCTGTATCTGTCTGATATTGGGGCAAATGTCCCACTCATGATCTTCAGAACTAAGGCAGGAAGATTCTAGAGACAAAACAAGAGACACACAGTGGCTGGGTGGTCAGAGGTGAGGCCAAGGAGCAAGACGCTCTCAGCACTGCCCTCTGCCTTcacacctccaggctcagcgaGAAGACATTTTCACCTCTGCAAGAGGCCAGGGCTCCAGGTGCTACCTGTAAACCATCTCCCTCTTACCGCAGCTTCAAAAGCTCTCTTGAGGCTGGCGAGTTCATACAGGACGCAGCCCAAAGCCCAAATATCACTCTTCTGGTTGTAAGGCTTCCCTTCACAGAGCTCTGGGGAGATGTAGCACGGAGTTCCCACAACCTGAAAGAGACAAAGACATTTACTGCGATGCTGTGAAACTGGGGCAGAGAGGTGGGAAGAGAAAGGCTCAGATTAGAGCCCAGTGTGTAGGCTGGCTGGAGTTCCACCAACCAAAGCTTAGTGCAGCTGGGACCTTTGTTCCTTGGTGTCAACATCTGCCTGACAATCTCAGTGAAAAACATGATGATTTCCCTTTCCAGTGACCTCCTTTGCACATAGAGAGACTACCTCTAATTTTGATCTTACCCACTAGAGAGCCCAGAGCAATGAGTGTGATGTAAATGTCTAGTTAGATTAGACCAGGTGGGGAATGATCCTTAAGTCTcaagcagagagaagagattAAGACAAGACAGGACAACAGGGCATAGGCAGGAACTCAGTTGCCAAGTATGTGTCAGACACAAGCCTGCAAACAACACCCCTCCCACTGTGACAGCAGGAGGAACCCTGTCTACTCTCACAAGCAGGACCAGACACTCCAGGCTTGGCCAAACAGATCTTTCTCACCTTTCTACAGCCCACTAAGCTACAGCAAACTTGGGTATGAAGACATCAGTCTGTGTAAACTTCAAGGAGCATTGTGGCACACAGATGTGACCTACTGCAAGTATGCTACATCCAACCTCACTGCTTAGAGCAGCTTCCAAGAGACCACTAGGAGCCAAGGCCATagttcccagcctgctgccagggTCATAAGCAACTGCCATGTAAAGTCAGGCCACTCACTGTGTAGGCTTTGCTCTTGCTGCTCAGGATTTTGGAGATGCCAAAGTCTCCGATCTTGACGATCATGCGATGTTTGTCCAGGAGGATGTTCTGAGTCTTCAGGTCTCGGTGCAGGATCTGCTTGGTGTGAACGTGGTGGAGGGCCAGGAGGATCTGAACGAAGAAGTGCAGGATGGTATCCTCATCCAGCAAGGAGTTGCAGCGCTTATGAATGAACTCTGCTAGCGTGCCTCCTGCAAGGAGCAACAAAGGGCTGTTGGCAAGGGTggctgcacagggcagcacaaACCCTGCCTGGGGGCCGGGGGGGATTTAGCTGTGGCGTCTTAACAAGCTAAGCGCATGGGAAAAAGCACGTCCTGGTGGGACACGCAGCACATCCTCCAATGCTTCTGAAACCACACACAGAACAATGGCAGCACAGTTGGTGGGACAAAGAATCAGCGAGAGAGAAGTCACTGTTGACATATTATCAAAGGCAGCAGGAAAACACACGTTAAAACTGCAGCTCTTGAAAGAAGACATGAACCTTGATGGCAGAACAAGATA includes the following:
- the NEK8 gene encoding serine/threonine-protein kinase Nek8 isoform X2; the protein is MAAGIVHLCLRKADQKLVILKQIPVEQMSKDERLAAQNECQVLKLLSHPNVIEYYENFLEDKALMIAMEYAPGGTLAEFIHKRCNSLLDEDTILHFFVQILLALHHVHTKQILHRDLKTQNILLDKHRMIVKIGDFGISKILSSKSKAYTVVGTPCYISPELCEGKPYNQKSDIWALGCVLYELASLKRAFEAANLPALVLKIMSGTFAPISDRYSPDLRQLILSMLNLDPSKRPQLNEIMAQAICIRPLLNLYTDVGSVKMRRPEKPLAPVPTVTHSRTGGRVCSARPRGVRGGSARTGIPPPLSSIYTWGSGITTPLRLPMLNTEVVQVSAGRTQKAGVTKSGRLIMWEAPPVGAAGGPSLPGATEQLQPQFVSRFLEGQSGVTIKHVSCGDLFTACLTDRGIIMTFGSGSNGCLGHGNFTDVSQPKIVEALLGYEMVQVACGASHILAVSNEREVFAWGRGDNGRLGLGTLECHNSPQQVTIPLEHEAQRVICGIDSSMVLTVKNQILACGSNRCNKLGLDRISSAEEPSPEDQVEEATMFMCAQSAPLNQEPIVCADIGTAHSAAVTASGQCYTFGSNQHGQLGTNSSRNSRVPRLVVGLQAMKVTVVACGDAFTVAIAADGEVCTWGKGARGRLGRKDEETGTPRPVQLEETHPYLVTSVACCHGNTLLAVKPAVEESPPQ
- the NEK8 gene encoding serine/threonine-protein kinase Nek8 isoform X1, with protein sequence MEKYERIRVVGRGAFGIVHLCLRKADQKLVILKQIPVEQMSKDERLAAQNECQVLKLLSHPNVIEYYENFLEDKALMIAMEYAPGGTLAEFIHKRCNSLLDEDTILHFFVQILLALHHVHTKQILHRDLKTQNILLDKHRMIVKIGDFGISKILSSKSKAYTVVGTPCYISPELCEGKPYNQKSDIWALGCVLYELASLKRAFEAANLPALVLKIMSGTFAPISDRYSPDLRQLILSMLNLDPSKRPQLNEIMAQAICIRPLLNLYTDVGSVKMRRPEKPLAPVPTVTHSRTGGRVCSARPRGVRGGSARTGIPPPLSSIYTWGSGITTPLRLPMLNTEVVQVSAGRTQKAGVTKSGRLIMWEAPPVGAAGGPSLPGATEQLQPQFVSRFLEGQSGVTIKHVSCGDLFTACLTDRGIIMTFGSGSNGCLGHGNFTDVSQPKIVEALLGYEMVQVACGASHILAVSNEREVFAWGRGDNGRLGLGTLECHNSPQQVTIPLEHEAQRVICGIDSSMVLTVKNQILACGSNRCNKLGLDRISSAEEPSPEDQVEEATMFMCAQSAPLNQEPIVCADIGTAHSAAVTASGQCYTFGSNQHGQLGTNSSRNSRVPRLVVGLQAMKVTVVACGDAFTVAIAADGEVCTWGKGARGRLGRKDEETGTPRPVQLEETHPYLVTSVACCHGNTLLAVKPAVEESPPQ